Proteins co-encoded in one Dyella japonica A8 genomic window:
- the pcaD gene encoding 3-oxoadipate enol-lactonase — protein sequence MNDTTFITTGDGYRLAYRLDGTDDKPVLVLSNSIATTLHMWDGQIAALTPHFRVLRYDARGHGQSDAPAGAYSMDRLGRDVIELLDALGIERAHFLGLSLGGLVGQWLGIHAPERIDQLILSNTSARLGPPSEFDARIAALKTSPDMAAVAEAFLANWFPAPMLEANHPDVEPFRDMLLSTAPQGLAGSYAAVRDTDMRRTIALINRPTLVIAGRDDTVTLASHGEFIASTVPGARLVTMPAVHLPNVEHPDLYTRTVLDFLLEEKAA from the coding sequence ATGAACGACACCACTTTCATCACCACCGGCGACGGCTATCGCCTGGCCTACCGTCTTGACGGCACGGACGACAAGCCCGTGCTCGTCCTTTCAAACTCCATCGCCACGACGCTGCATATGTGGGATGGCCAGATAGCCGCGCTGACCCCGCATTTTCGCGTGCTGCGCTATGACGCCCGCGGCCACGGCCAGTCGGATGCCCCGGCGGGCGCCTATTCGATGGACCGGCTGGGTCGCGACGTGATCGAGCTGCTGGATGCGCTCGGCATCGAGCGGGCGCATTTCCTTGGCTTGTCGCTGGGCGGCCTGGTGGGGCAGTGGCTGGGCATCCATGCGCCGGAACGCATCGATCAACTCATCCTCAGCAACACGTCGGCCCGGCTGGGGCCTCCCAGCGAGTTCGATGCACGCATCGCCGCGCTGAAGACATCACCTGACATGGCCGCTGTCGCGGAGGCGTTCCTGGCCAACTGGTTCCCGGCGCCCATGCTCGAAGCAAACCACCCTGATGTCGAACCGTTCCGCGACATGCTGCTTTCCACCGCGCCCCAGGGTTTGGCCGGCTCCTACGCCGCCGTGCGCGACACCGACATGCGCCGGACCATTGCGCTGATCAACCGTCCCACGCTGGTGATTGCGGGCAGGGACGATACCGTCACGCTGGCCAGCCATGGGGAGTTCATCGCATCGACCGTGCCGGGCGCGCGCCTGGTGACGATGCCGGCCGTCCACCTGCCCAACGTGGAGCATCCGGATCTGTATACGCGCACGGTTCTGGATTTCCTGCTCGAAGAGAAGGCAGCCTGA
- a CDS encoding LysR family transcriptional regulator, whose protein sequence is MLSAALSGKNYKVLKNSVGISDMSAFTLHDLQCFDAVVKEGGFQAAAEVMNRSHPAVFAAVAKLERQLGLELLERGGYRVQLTAAGQSFHRRAQALLRELESLHAHTAQLAMGAESELRVVIGDLCPVPQTLRLLSRFFSQHPSTRLHLHFEAVTGPWERLFNDEADLIFHRVDKHDARTEWVDLCPVPMIPVAAPGFLPFRASRSIRREQLRELTQCIMRDTAQSPESRSYFVMEGAPQCTVADQLMKKEVILQGMAWGHLPRFLIEQELRDGSLISLAGRYLSGAVEELVVARRHDRPHGPVANQLWQLVQEHAAQWRTTPSH, encoded by the coding sequence ATGCTAAGCGCCGCCCTTTCAGGTAAAAATTACAAAGTTTTGAAAAACTCTGTAGGTATTTCAGACATGAGCGCCTTCACCCTGCACGACCTCCAGTGCTTCGATGCCGTGGTCAAGGAAGGCGGCTTCCAGGCCGCCGCCGAGGTAATGAACCGCTCGCACCCGGCGGTGTTCGCCGCCGTTGCCAAGCTGGAGCGGCAGCTTGGGCTTGAGCTGCTGGAGCGCGGCGGTTACCGCGTGCAACTCACGGCGGCAGGCCAGTCCTTTCATCGCCGCGCGCAAGCGCTATTGCGCGAACTGGAAAGCCTGCACGCCCACACCGCACAACTGGCCATGGGGGCGGAGAGCGAATTGCGGGTCGTGATTGGCGACCTGTGCCCAGTGCCGCAGACGCTGCGCCTCCTGAGCCGCTTTTTTTCACAGCACCCCAGCACCCGGCTGCATCTGCATTTCGAAGCCGTCACCGGCCCATGGGAGCGACTCTTCAACGACGAGGCGGACCTGATCTTCCACCGCGTGGACAAGCACGATGCACGCACCGAATGGGTGGACCTATGCCCGGTGCCGATGATTCCGGTAGCCGCACCGGGCTTCCTGCCGTTTCGTGCCAGTCGCTCGATACGCCGCGAACAGCTGCGCGAACTCACGCAATGCATCATGCGCGACACAGCGCAAAGCCCGGAGTCACGCAGTTACTTTGTGATGGAAGGCGCGCCGCAGTGCACGGTCGCGGACCAGCTCATGAAGAAGGAAGTCATCCTGCAGGGCATGGCCTGGGGGCACCTGCCCCGCTTCCTGATCGAGCAGGAACTGCGCGATGGCAGCCTGATATCCCTCGCGGGCCGGTATCTCAGTGGCGCCGTGGAGGAGTTGGTGGTGGCCCGCCGTCATGACCGGCCACACGGGCCGGTGGCGAACCAGCTGTGGCAGCTTGTCCAGGAGCACGCGGCGCAATGGCGAACCACGCCGTCGCACTGA